A single genomic interval of Amycolatopsis albispora harbors:
- a CDS encoding DUF3097 domain-containing protein, giving the protein MRSHSYGSDVLAGSRKRVIPEVPAEPGLVVEEPGGFCGAVVRLEHGTVVLEDRHGKHRVFPLSRAGFLLEGKPVTLVPAKSAPAKPAASASGSVKVAGLRARTARDSRIWVEGKHDAELVERVWGHDLRVEGVVVEPLDGVDVLADRIEEFGTGPGRKLGVLVDHLVAGSKESRLVEAIRDEHVLVTGHPYVDIWQAVKPASVGIRAWPVVPKGLPWKEGICSALGWGEPYEGWQRVLAGVRSYRDLETPLIGAVERLIDFVAPPPEE; this is encoded by the coding sequence GTGCGCTCCCATTCCTATGGCTCTGACGTTCTCGCCGGGTCGCGCAAGCGCGTGATCCCGGAGGTGCCCGCCGAACCCGGCCTGGTGGTCGAGGAGCCGGGCGGCTTCTGCGGCGCGGTGGTCCGGCTCGAGCACGGCACCGTGGTGCTCGAAGACCGCCACGGCAAGCATCGGGTGTTCCCGCTCAGCCGCGCGGGTTTCCTGCTGGAGGGCAAGCCGGTCACGCTGGTGCCCGCGAAGTCGGCGCCCGCCAAGCCCGCGGCGTCCGCCTCCGGTTCGGTGAAGGTCGCCGGGCTGCGGGCCCGCACCGCGCGTGACTCGCGGATCTGGGTGGAGGGCAAGCACGACGCCGAACTGGTCGAACGGGTCTGGGGGCACGACCTGCGCGTCGAAGGCGTGGTGGTCGAACCACTGGACGGGGTCGACGTGCTGGCCGACCGGATCGAGGAATTCGGCACCGGGCCGGGCCGCAAGCTCGGTGTGCTGGTCGACCACCTGGTCGCCGGCAGCAAGGAATCCCGCCTGGTGGAAGCGATCCGCGACGAGCACGTGCTGGTCACCGGGCATCCGTACGTCGACATCTGGCAGGCGGTCAAGCCGGCGTCGGTCGGCATCCGCGCCTGGCCGGTGGTGCCGAAAGGCCTGCCGTGGAAGGAAGGCATCTGCTCGGCACTGGGCTGGGGCGAGCCGTACGAGGGCTGGCAGCGGGTGCTGGCCGGGGTGCGCAGCTACCGCGATCTGGAGACCCCGCTGATCGGTGCGGTGGAGCGGCTCATCGACTTCGTCGCGCCACCGCCGGAAGAGTGA
- a CDS encoding TetR/AcrR family transcriptional regulator, which yields MRKDAARNRELVLAAAAREFDERGMEAEIRDIAKAAGVGVGTVYRHFPTKEDLVGAVLAKDMGEWPGIVERALAAEDAWAGLAGFLEQTLASMARHRAVLDGLTSAEASAAADACRAHLAEALEPIVRRAHADGGLRADVTGEDLGLQILALGRIVQLEPDGWRRQLGFVLDGLRAR from the coding sequence ATGCGCAAGGACGCTGCCCGCAACCGGGAACTGGTGCTCGCTGCCGCGGCGAGGGAGTTCGATGAGCGCGGGATGGAGGCCGAGATCAGGGACATCGCGAAGGCGGCCGGGGTCGGCGTCGGCACGGTGTACCGGCACTTCCCGACCAAGGAGGACCTGGTCGGCGCGGTGCTGGCGAAGGACATGGGGGAGTGGCCGGGCATCGTCGAGCGCGCGCTGGCCGCCGAGGACGCCTGGGCCGGGCTCGCCGGTTTCCTGGAGCAGACGCTGGCGTCCATGGCGCGGCACCGGGCCGTGCTCGACGGGCTGACCAGCGCCGAAGCCTCCGCCGCCGCGGACGCCTGCCGCGCGCACCTGGCCGAGGCGCTCGAGCCGATCGTCCGGCGCGCGCACGCCGACGGCGGCCTTCGCGCCGACGTCACCGGGGAGGACCTCGGGCTGCAGATCCTCGCGCTGGGCCGGATCGTGCAGCTGGAACCGGACGGCTGGCGGCGGCAGCTCGGCTTCGTGCTCGACGGGCTGCGTGCGCGCTGA
- a CDS encoding SDR family NAD(P)-dependent oxidoreductase: MKTIVITGGTDGLGRALAVNRLRRGDHVVVIGRSHTKFAALGGGEFLPADLTLISENHRVLEELGDRPIDALVLAAAYASFPRVTTAEGIEHNFALYHLSRFLLADGLHDNLRATPDPVIIDTTVPGAPAGAIHWHDLNLEHGYTWKAANRQSRRATFLRAAGRTRENPVPHVLISPGFVRSSHQGSLTGIRRGLVTLLARVAGTAPERAIEPLNALIDQPPAEPLTAYQGRKRLPVEIGEDTLADAHRLAALTGELLSPRTR; encoded by the coding sequence ATGAAGACGATCGTGATCACCGGCGGCACCGACGGGCTCGGCCGCGCACTCGCCGTCAACCGCCTCCGCCGCGGCGACCACGTGGTGGTGATCGGCCGCAGCCACACCAAGTTCGCCGCACTCGGCGGCGGCGAATTCCTGCCCGCCGACCTCACGCTGATCAGCGAAAACCACCGCGTGCTCGAAGAACTGGGCGACCGGCCCATCGACGCGCTCGTGCTCGCCGCCGCCTACGCCAGCTTCCCGCGCGTCACCACCGCCGAAGGCATCGAGCACAACTTCGCGCTCTACCACCTCAGCCGCTTCCTGCTCGCCGACGGACTCCACGACAACCTCCGCGCCACCCCCGACCCGGTGATCATCGACACCACCGTGCCCGGCGCCCCCGCCGGCGCGATCCACTGGCACGACCTCAACCTCGAACACGGCTACACCTGGAAAGCCGCCAACCGGCAAAGCCGCCGCGCGACCTTCCTCCGCGCCGCCGGCCGCACCCGCGAAAACCCCGTCCCCCACGTGCTGATCAGCCCCGGCTTCGTGCGGTCCAGCCACCAGGGCTCCCTCACCGGCATCCGCCGCGGCCTGGTCACCCTGCTCGCCCGCGTCGCCGGCACCGCACCCGAACGCGCCATCGAACCCCTCAACGCCCTCATCGACCAGCCACCGGCCGAACCACTGACCGCCTACCAGGGCCGCAAGCGGCTGCCGGTGGAAATCGGCGAAGACACCCTCGCCGACGCCCACCGGCTCGCCGCACTGACCGGCGAACTGCTCAGCCCGCGGACGCGCTGA
- a CDS encoding helix-turn-helix transcriptional regulator: protein MLETSARLLRLLSLLQTTREWTGPQLAARLGVSTRTVRKDVERLRELGYPVHAQPGAAGGYQLGAGARMPPLLLDDEEAVAVVVGLRTAAGGLEESSLRALTKLEHVLPSRLRHRVTTLQAATVAAPDQRPPVDPAVLTTIAAACRDHERLRFDYQRHDGTTTRRDVEPHRLVHAHRRWYLVGWDTARGDWRTFRVDRTALRTPNGPRFTPREPPHDDLAAYVTEGLTSAFRKIRATVRLHGPADRFTEHLADWGAVEPVDQHTCLLHTAGDSHEMLAFYLGLLDTDFDVLDPPELAGHLHHLGRRFLRATGNPG, encoded by the coding sequence ATGCTCGAGACCTCCGCGCGCCTGCTCCGCCTGCTCTCGCTGCTGCAAACCACCCGCGAATGGACCGGCCCCCAGCTCGCGGCCCGCCTCGGCGTGTCCACCCGCACCGTCCGCAAGGACGTCGAACGCCTCCGCGAACTCGGCTACCCCGTGCACGCCCAGCCCGGCGCCGCCGGCGGCTACCAGCTCGGCGCCGGCGCCCGCATGCCACCACTGCTGCTCGACGACGAAGAAGCCGTCGCCGTGGTCGTCGGCCTGCGCACCGCCGCCGGCGGACTCGAAGAAAGCTCCCTGCGCGCCCTCACCAAGCTCGAGCACGTCCTGCCGTCACGACTGCGCCACCGCGTCACCACGCTCCAGGCCGCCACCGTCGCCGCCCCCGACCAGCGCCCGCCCGTCGACCCCGCCGTGCTCACCACCATCGCCGCCGCCTGCCGCGACCACGAACGACTCCGCTTCGACTACCAGCGCCACGACGGCACCACCACCCGCCGCGACGTCGAACCCCACCGGCTCGTCCACGCCCACCGCCGCTGGTACCTCGTCGGCTGGGACACCGCCCGCGGCGACTGGCGCACCTTCCGCGTCGACCGCACCGCACTCCGCACCCCCAACGGCCCCCGCTTCACCCCACGCGAACCACCCCACGACGACCTCGCCGCCTACGTCACCGAAGGACTCACCAGCGCCTTCCGCAAGATCCGCGCCACCGTCCGCCTCCACGGCCCCGCCGACCGGTTCACCGAACACCTCGCCGACTGGGGCGCCGTCGAACCCGTCGACCAGCACACCTGCCTGCTCCACACCGCCGGCGACTCCCACGAAATGCTCGCGTTCTACCTCGGCCTGCTCGACACCGACTTCGACGTGCTCGACCCACCCGAACTCGCCGGCCACCTGCACCACCTCGGCCGCCGCTTCCTGCGCGCCACCGGAAACCCCGGTTAG
- a CDS encoding SCO1664 family protein gives MADSSSDPGELVAHGRISVEGRLVDASNVTLFCSVELAGVEANAVYKPVSGERPLWDFPDGTLAGREVATALVAERTGLGRVPPTVLRDGPFGPGMVQLWVETDEDVDLIDVRAPAEVPDGWRIVLHAHDRLGEPAVLAHADHPGMRELAALDVVVNNTDRKGGHVLAGVDGAIYGVDHGICLHTDPKLRTVLWGWVGDELPGEIVEKLAAVPSLLEGSLGEELAPHLTRAEIRAIGTRAAKLLAEGRFPEPGDDWRAIPWPLF, from the coding sequence TTGGCCGATTCGTCTTCCGATCCCGGCGAGTTGGTGGCGCACGGGCGGATCTCGGTGGAGGGGCGGCTGGTCGACGCGTCGAACGTGACCCTGTTCTGCTCGGTGGAGCTGGCGGGGGTCGAGGCGAACGCGGTGTACAAGCCGGTGTCGGGGGAGCGGCCGCTGTGGGATTTCCCGGACGGCACGCTGGCCGGGCGTGAGGTGGCGACGGCGCTGGTGGCGGAGCGGACCGGGCTGGGGCGGGTGCCGCCGACGGTGTTGCGGGACGGTCCGTTCGGGCCGGGCATGGTGCAGTTGTGGGTCGAGACCGATGAGGACGTCGACCTGATCGACGTGCGGGCGCCTGCCGAGGTGCCGGATGGCTGGCGGATCGTGTTGCACGCGCACGACCGGCTGGGTGAGCCGGCGGTGCTGGCGCACGCGGATCACCCGGGGATGCGGGAGCTGGCGGCGCTGGACGTGGTGGTGAACAACACCGATCGCAAGGGCGGGCACGTGCTGGCCGGGGTGGACGGCGCGATCTACGGGGTGGATCACGGGATCTGCCTGCACACGGATCCGAAGTTGCGCACGGTGCTGTGGGGCTGGGTCGGGGACGAGCTGCCCGGGGAGATCGTGGAGAAGCTGGCGGCGGTGCCGTCGTTGCTGGAGGGTTCGCTGGGTGAGGAGCTGGCGCCGCACCTGACGCGGGCGGAGATCAGGGCGATCGGGACGCGGGCGGCGAAGTTGCTGGCGGAGGGCCGGTTCCCGGAGCCGGGTGACGACTGGCGCGCGATTCCCTGGCCGCTGTTCTAA
- a CDS encoding DUF3090 domain-containing protein — translation MARVIHVFRQPDRFVAGTVGEPGDRTFYLQASEDVRTISVTIEKQQVAVLAERLGSLLDEVATRFGAEIPAETPDELVDSEPLSVPVEEEFRVGTMGLGWDAESSAVVIELLAVTEGEVDETVVLDDTEEGPDAVRVFLSPVAARAFAERADRVVNAGRKPCPLCGEPLDPEGHICPRQNGYRRDVDVIEE, via the coding sequence ATGGCCCGTGTAATCCACGTCTTCCGTCAGCCCGACCGGTTCGTCGCCGGGACCGTCGGGGAACCCGGTGACCGCACTTTCTACCTGCAGGCGTCCGAGGATGTGCGCACGATCAGTGTGACCATCGAGAAGCAGCAGGTGGCGGTGCTCGCGGAGCGGCTCGGTTCGCTGCTCGACGAGGTCGCCACGCGCTTCGGTGCCGAGATCCCGGCGGAAACACCCGATGAGCTGGTCGATTCCGAGCCGTTGTCGGTGCCGGTGGAGGAGGAGTTCCGAGTCGGCACGATGGGGCTGGGGTGGGATGCCGAGAGCAGTGCGGTGGTGATCGAGCTGCTGGCGGTGACCGAGGGCGAGGTCGACGAGACCGTGGTGCTCGACGACACCGAGGAGGGGCCCGACGCGGTGCGGGTGTTCCTCAGCCCGGTGGCGGCGCGGGCGTTCGCGGAGCGGGCGGACCGGGTGGTGAACGCGGGGCGGAAGCCGTGCCCGCTGTGTGGTGAGCCGCTGGACCCGGAGGGGCACATCTGCCCGCGCCAGAACGGGTACCGGCGTGACGTGGACGTCATCGAGGAGTGA
- a CDS encoding alpha/beta hydrolase family protein, with translation MPEIAPYGAWPSPITAADVAAAGNTPQWLDVVDGEVWWAEARPSERGRVALVKAGPDGAVEELLPAPWNARNRVHEYGGRPWLAIDGKIAFTHWDDQRVHLRDPATGEVTALTAEPEVPQGVRYSDLRPGRPGELWAVRETSTGPRRTDITRALVAISLTGAPERELTASHHFLTAPQLSPDHTHAAWLGWNHPDMPWDATELCVAEVRPDGTFGPHRVLAGGPGVSVCQLHWETPTTILALLDPDGWWNLHRLGLDGTSHNLAPVTEELGGALWKLGLTWFTPLGDGKHAVLNSGRLAVLDEHTAQVTTIDPETTWAAGIAPYGGGIAGLAAGPRRETTVLHADLTTGTLTELNPHPGNHALPDPAYLPTPEERVFTTADGEPVPAYVYPPANPEFTGPDDQLPPYLVHVHGGPTGRNYPVLDLDFTYFTSRGIGVVAVNYGGSTGYGRRFRERLREQWGVVDVADCVAVARQLVEEGAADPDRLAIRGGSAGGYTSAVTMTTERAFRAATVKYPILDLHRWTADGGETHDFESRYLDGLIGPLPETADRYHDRSPINNTGTLAGPLLFLQGLDDQICPPEQADRFVASLRGTEVPHAYLTFDGEQHGFRKAETIIAALEAELAFYGQVFGFDTPGVAQVDLRP, from the coding sequence ATGCCCGAGATCGCGCCTTACGGAGCCTGGCCCTCACCCATCACCGCCGCGGACGTCGCCGCCGCCGGGAACACCCCCCAGTGGCTCGACGTCGTCGACGGCGAAGTCTGGTGGGCCGAAGCCCGGCCCAGCGAACGCGGGCGCGTCGCACTGGTCAAGGCCGGCCCCGACGGCGCCGTCGAAGAGCTCCTCCCCGCCCCCTGGAACGCCCGCAACCGCGTCCACGAATACGGCGGCAGGCCCTGGCTCGCCATCGACGGCAAGATCGCCTTCACCCACTGGGACGACCAGCGCGTCCACCTCCGCGACCCGGCCACCGGCGAAGTCACCGCACTCACCGCCGAACCCGAAGTCCCCCAAGGCGTCCGCTACAGCGACCTGCGCCCCGGCCGCCCCGGCGAACTCTGGGCCGTCCGCGAAACCAGCACCGGCCCGCGCCGCACCGACATCACCCGCGCCCTCGTCGCCATCTCACTGACCGGCGCCCCCGAACGCGAACTCACCGCCAGCCACCACTTCCTCACCGCACCCCAGCTCTCCCCCGACCACACCCACGCCGCCTGGCTCGGCTGGAACCACCCCGACATGCCATGGGACGCCACCGAGCTCTGCGTCGCCGAAGTCCGCCCCGATGGCACCTTCGGCCCCCACCGCGTGCTCGCCGGCGGCCCCGGCGTCTCCGTCTGCCAACTCCACTGGGAAACCCCCACCACGATCCTCGCCCTGCTCGACCCCGACGGCTGGTGGAACCTCCACCGCCTCGGCCTCGACGGCACCTCCCACAACCTCGCCCCGGTCACCGAAGAACTCGGCGGCGCGCTCTGGAAACTCGGCCTCACCTGGTTCACCCCGCTCGGCGACGGCAAGCACGCCGTGCTCAACTCCGGCCGCCTCGCCGTGCTCGACGAGCACACCGCCCAGGTCACCACCATCGACCCGGAAACCACCTGGGCCGCCGGCATCGCCCCCTACGGCGGCGGCATCGCCGGCCTCGCCGCCGGACCCCGCCGCGAAACCACCGTCCTGCACGCCGACCTGACCACCGGCACCCTCACCGAACTCAACCCCCACCCCGGCAACCACGCCCTGCCCGACCCCGCCTACCTCCCCACCCCCGAAGAACGCGTGTTCACCACCGCCGACGGCGAACCCGTGCCCGCCTACGTCTACCCACCAGCCAACCCCGAGTTCACCGGACCCGACGACCAGCTCCCGCCCTACCTCGTCCACGTCCACGGCGGCCCCACCGGCCGCAACTACCCCGTGCTCGACCTCGACTTCACCTACTTCACCAGCCGCGGCATCGGCGTCGTCGCGGTCAACTACGGCGGCTCCACCGGCTACGGCAGGCGCTTCCGCGAACGACTCCGCGAACAATGGGGCGTCGTTGACGTCGCCGACTGCGTCGCCGTCGCCCGCCAGCTCGTCGAAGAAGGCGCCGCCGACCCCGACCGCCTCGCCATCCGCGGCGGCAGCGCCGGCGGCTACACCTCCGCGGTCACCATGACCACCGAACGCGCCTTCCGCGCCGCCACTGTCAAGTACCCCATCCTCGACCTCCACCGCTGGACCGCCGACGGCGGCGAAACCCACGACTTCGAATCCCGCTACCTCGACGGCCTCATCGGGCCACTGCCCGAAACCGCCGACCGCTACCACGACCGCTCCCCGATCAACAACACCGGAACACTGGCCGGACCACTGCTCTTCCTCCAGGGCCTCGACGACCAGATCTGCCCACCCGAGCAAGCCGACCGCTTCGTCGCCTCCCTGCGCGGCACCGAAGTCCCGCACGCCTACCTCACCTTCGACGGCGAGCAACACGGCTTCCGCAAGGCCGAAACCATCATCGCCGCACTCGAAGCCGAACTCGCCTTCTACGGCCAGGTCTTCGGCTTCGACACCCCCGGCGTCGCCCAGGTGGACCTGCGCCCGTGA
- a CDS encoding S66 peptidase family protein codes for MRPPQLRTGDHVALVAPAGPVPDELLDTAHRTLKSWGLEVHEGPHARGVHPTVPYLAAPDAERAADFTQAWLDPGIRAVFAARGGYGSMRMLDLVDWHALRTAGPKILTGSSDITALHEAVGVHLGLSTLFAPMVGSTLLTPGAADHLHRTLFDPGTALDLARPGATPLVPGRAEGVLIGGNASLLVSSIGAPEHRPADGAIALLEDVTESTYRLDRILTQLLRSGWFDGVRGIVLGSWQDCGPPEQVKALMLDRLGPLGVPMLWEAGIGHVPDSPTVPLGLPAALDADAGTLTALGPALST; via the coding sequence ATCCGCCCGCCCCAGCTCCGGACCGGCGACCACGTCGCACTCGTCGCCCCGGCCGGACCCGTGCCCGACGAACTGCTCGACACCGCCCACCGCACCCTCAAATCCTGGGGACTCGAGGTGCACGAAGGCCCGCACGCCCGCGGCGTGCACCCCACCGTGCCCTACCTCGCCGCCCCCGACGCCGAACGCGCCGCCGACTTCACCCAGGCCTGGCTCGACCCCGGCATCCGCGCCGTCTTCGCCGCCCGCGGCGGCTACGGCAGCATGCGCATGCTCGACCTCGTCGACTGGCACGCCCTGCGCACGGCCGGACCCAAGATCCTCACCGGCTCCAGCGACATCACCGCACTGCACGAAGCCGTCGGCGTCCACCTCGGCCTCAGCACCCTGTTCGCCCCGATGGTCGGCAGCACCCTGCTCACCCCCGGCGCCGCCGACCACCTCCACCGCACCCTGTTCGACCCCGGCACCGCACTCGACCTCGCCCGCCCCGGCGCCACCCCGCTGGTCCCCGGCCGCGCCGAAGGCGTGCTGATCGGCGGAAACGCCAGCCTGCTGGTGTCCAGCATCGGCGCCCCCGAACACCGCCCCGCCGACGGCGCGATCGCCCTGCTCGAAGACGTCACCGAAAGCACCTACCGGCTCGACCGCATCCTCACCCAGCTGCTGCGCTCCGGCTGGTTCGACGGCGTCCGCGGCATCGTGCTCGGCTCGTGGCAGGACTGCGGGCCTCCCGAGCAGGTCAAAGCCCTCATGCTCGACCGGCTCGGCCCGCTCGGCGTGCCCATGCTGTGGGAAGCCGGGATCGGGCACGTACCGGACTCACCCACCGTGCCACTCGGCCTGCCCGCCGCACTCGACGCCGACGCCGGCACGCTCACCGCACTGGGCCCGGCGCTGTCCACTTAG
- a CDS encoding squalene cyclase, with protein sequence MVGTELVGWLLDSDPALRWQVERDIAGEPPEVWEATRARIATEGFGARLLSHQDPDGQWAGGAYFPAGYDPAREPGQPWTATTWSLTTLREWGMDAAVLRERRTAELLAEHARWEYDDLPYWGGEVDCCINAWTVANGLWLGADVGGIADWFAEHQLDDGGWNCAWVDGARRSSVHSTLNSLKGLLAHEIATGGTEATRAARRAGEEYLLVRGLFRRLSTGEPIAPWVGRFAYPFRWCYDVLNAAEYFREASAHDGVAPEPRLAEAIGLIRDARQPDGTWVQGDRHAGRVWFEVDVPAGERSKWLTLSGTRVLSWWDES encoded by the coding sequence ATGGTGGGCACCGAGCTGGTCGGCTGGCTTCTCGACTCGGATCCGGCGTTGCGCTGGCAGGTCGAACGGGACATCGCGGGCGAACCGCCCGAGGTCTGGGAGGCGACCAGGGCGAGGATCGCGACCGAGGGCTTCGGTGCCCGGTTGCTCTCGCACCAGGATCCCGACGGCCAGTGGGCGGGTGGTGCGTACTTCCCGGCGGGTTACGACCCCGCGCGGGAGCCGGGGCAGCCGTGGACGGCGACCACGTGGTCGCTGACGACGCTGCGGGAGTGGGGCATGGACGCCGCGGTCCTGCGGGAGCGGCGGACGGCGGAGTTGCTGGCGGAGCACGCGCGCTGGGAGTACGACGACCTGCCGTACTGGGGCGGTGAGGTGGACTGCTGCATCAACGCCTGGACCGTCGCGAACGGGTTGTGGCTGGGTGCCGACGTCGGCGGGATCGCGGACTGGTTCGCCGAGCACCAGCTGGACGACGGTGGCTGGAACTGCGCGTGGGTGGACGGGGCGAGGCGGTCGTCCGTCCATTCGACACTGAACTCGCTCAAGGGCCTGCTGGCGCACGAGATCGCGACCGGCGGCACGGAGGCGACGCGGGCGGCGCGGCGTGCCGGTGAGGAGTACCTGCTGGTGCGGGGGTTGTTCCGGCGGTTGTCCACCGGTGAGCCGATCGCGCCGTGGGTGGGCCGGTTCGCCTATCCGTTCCGCTGGTGCTACGACGTGCTCAACGCGGCCGAGTACTTCCGGGAGGCGTCGGCGCACGACGGGGTGGCGCCGGAGCCGCGGCTGGCCGAGGCGATCGGGTTGATCAGGGACGCGCGGCAGCCGGACGGCACGTGGGTGCAGGGCGATCGGCACGCCGGCCGGGTGTGGTTCGAGGTCGACGTGCCTGCCGGGGAGCGGTCGAAGTGGCTGACGCTGTCCGGGACGAGGGTGCTTTCCTGGTGGGATGAGTCCTAA
- a CDS encoding pyridoxamine 5'-phosphate oxidase family protein, with protein sequence MGKTYDRIDHRLRAFIDAQPVFFVASAPLSGDGHVNLSPKGRAGTLAVLDEHTVAYLDFGGSHAETIAHLRENGRITLMWCAFTGPPKILRVHGRGEPVFRDDPRWADLVQRFGDADGPGLRAVILVRAELISDSCGFAVPFLDYREERDHHARYFGRKTDEEFAAYCAGKDTNVASIDGLPALPVPLPERTDRAPVH encoded by the coding sequence ATGGGCAAAACCTACGACCGCATCGACCACCGCCTCCGGGCCTTCATCGACGCGCAACCGGTCTTCTTCGTGGCCAGCGCACCCCTCAGCGGCGACGGGCACGTCAACCTGTCCCCCAAGGGCCGCGCCGGCACGCTCGCCGTGCTGGACGAGCACACCGTGGCCTACCTCGACTTCGGCGGCAGCCACGCCGAGACCATCGCCCACCTCCGCGAAAACGGCCGCATCACGCTGATGTGGTGCGCCTTCACCGGCCCGCCCAAGATCCTCCGCGTGCACGGCCGCGGTGAGCCGGTCTTCCGCGACGACCCGCGCTGGGCGGACCTGGTGCAGCGGTTCGGCGACGCCGACGGGCCGGGCCTGCGCGCGGTGATCCTCGTGCGTGCCGAGCTGATCAGCGACAGCTGCGGGTTCGCCGTGCCCTTCCTCGACTACCGCGAAGAACGCGACCACCACGCCAGGTACTTCGGCCGCAAGACCGACGAGGAGTTCGCCGCCTACTGCGCCGGGAAGGACACCAACGTCGCCAGCATCGACGGGCTGCCCGCCCTGCCGGTGCCGCTGCCGGAGCGGACCGACCGTGCGCCTGTCCACTGA
- a CDS encoding TIGR03668 family PPOX class F420-dependent oxidoreductase translates to MRLSTEDCQRRFAAERVATLGTVTGAGVPHLVPVTFAVLGAEICFAIDHKPKRTRELARLRHIAANPAVSFLADRYADDWDQLWWVRADGHATVLDEHPEALDALRAKYPQYRDTPPDGPIVRTVVSRWSGWAAV, encoded by the coding sequence GTGCGCCTGTCCACTGAGGACTGCCAGCGCCGGTTCGCCGCCGAGCGCGTGGCGACGCTGGGCACCGTCACCGGGGCGGGCGTTCCGCACCTGGTGCCGGTGACCTTCGCCGTGCTCGGCGCGGAGATCTGCTTCGCCATCGACCACAAGCCCAAGCGCACGCGCGAACTGGCGCGCCTGCGGCACATCGCGGCCAACCCGGCGGTCAGCTTCCTGGCCGACCGGTACGCCGACGACTGGGACCAGCTCTGGTGGGTGCGTGCCGACGGCCACGCCACCGTGCTCGACGAGCACCCCGAAGCACTCGACGCCCTGCGCGCGAAGTACCCGCAGTACCGGGACACTCCCCCGGACGGCCCGATCGTGCGGACCGTCGTCAGCCGCTGGTCCGGCTGGGCGGCGGTCTGA